A stretch of the Nitrospira sp. genome encodes the following:
- a CDS encoding Z1 domain-containing protein encodes MTTGFYARLRYRRQDDDELAACIDRVVKQLEDTSTTSDRPGMLLGKIQSGKTRAFVGVIACAFDRGFDIAVVLTKGTKTLSAQTVARLASDFSEFIEEDEFLVLDIMQLPGKLIKSELRRKLVIVAKKQTANLRRLIQFFDKDYPDLKSRNVLLIDDEADLASIRFVPSREHPEDIEQGKIAEQMDDLRRLVAKVAFLQVTATPYSLYLQPEKYEPAGEESYVFKPKKPAFTELLPIHSGYVGGDDYFISTDDDDPRSHLIVEVQREEQDALRKPDQRRINAGRVLDSPNTTGLVRAIITFILGACIRRWQQEEVGEKKRKYSMIIHNDTQKAAHTWQNQVIEWVFEAITKEAATAPKTLNPLFDAAYADLNVSVQANRGRMPNKGLAFKMFIEALQSDDVVRETVNSDKDVMALLDDKAELKLRTPYNIFVGGNILDRGITIPNLIAFYYGRNPKTMQADTVLQHSRMYGNRDRRDLAVTRFHTSLDVYDRLYTINAFENALREAFENGTHEQGVVFIQSDVGGRVRPCAPNKVLLSNIVAMRPNGLYLPTGFQTRTGRDMRKAQDALGKMIPIDIRDKKAFVEIDRKEALDILKLIETTLEFSDNEFEWDALRGLIDYYSDVRDGGDGKVLLVAETGRRLSREKSGDKSGLSILGGSDIRRLVLDPSRSKPALIVLQQEGTKDLGWSGHRFWWPILAAPGTVESCIFATKVASD; translated from the coding sequence ATGACAACAGGGTTCTACGCTCGGCTCCGATACCGCCGTCAAGACGATGACGAGCTTGCGGCGTGCATCGATCGGGTTGTCAAACAATTAGAAGACACCTCCACTACCAGTGATCGTCCTGGCATGCTTCTCGGGAAAATACAGTCTGGGAAGACCCGCGCCTTTGTCGGTGTTATTGCTTGCGCTTTTGATCGCGGCTTTGATATCGCTGTCGTTCTGACAAAAGGAACCAAAACATTATCCGCCCAAACAGTGGCGCGTTTGGCCAGTGACTTTAGCGAGTTTATCGAAGAAGATGAGTTTCTTGTCCTCGATATCATGCAACTGCCGGGAAAGTTAATTAAAAGCGAACTGCGACGAAAACTTGTAATCGTAGCAAAAAAACAAACGGCTAACCTACGGCGACTAATTCAGTTTTTCGATAAAGATTACCCTGATCTAAAAAGTCGGAACGTCCTTTTAATTGACGACGAAGCCGACTTGGCAAGCATTCGTTTCGTCCCCTCAAGAGAACACCCTGAAGATATCGAGCAAGGTAAAATCGCTGAGCAAATGGACGACTTGCGGCGGCTCGTCGCTAAAGTCGCATTTCTTCAGGTTACAGCAACGCCATACTCTCTCTATCTTCAACCTGAAAAGTACGAACCAGCAGGCGAAGAAAGCTACGTCTTTAAGCCCAAGAAGCCGGCTTTCACAGAACTCTTACCAATTCACAGCGGCTATGTCGGCGGCGACGACTATTTCATATCTACCGACGATGACGACCCGCGCTCACACCTAATCGTCGAAGTACAGCGCGAAGAACAAGACGCCCTCCGCAAGCCCGATCAACGTCGTATTAATGCAGGTCGCGTGTTGGATTCGCCGAACACCACTGGATTGGTACGCGCAATAATCACGTTCATTCTTGGTGCGTGCATACGGCGTTGGCAGCAGGAAGAAGTCGGGGAGAAGAAACGCAAATACTCGATGATTATCCATAATGACACGCAGAAAGCAGCGCACACGTGGCAAAATCAGGTCATCGAGTGGGTATTCGAAGCAATTACTAAAGAGGCAGCCACGGCACCCAAAACGCTCAATCCACTTTTTGATGCCGCATACGCAGACTTGAACGTCTCAGTCCAAGCCAATCGAGGGCGAATGCCAAATAAGGGGTTGGCTTTCAAGATGTTTATCGAGGCGCTGCAAAGCGACGATGTGGTGCGGGAAACGGTGAACTCCGACAAAGACGTCATGGCGCTTCTGGACGATAAAGCCGAGCTCAAGTTAAGAACCCCGTACAACATATTTGTTGGTGGAAACATTCTCGACCGAGGCATTACTATCCCTAATCTGATTGCGTTCTACTACGGCCGCAATCCCAAAACAATGCAGGCTGACACTGTTCTTCAGCATTCTCGAATGTATGGTAACCGCGACCGCCGTGATCTTGCAGTAACGCGCTTTCACACATCACTAGACGTGTATGACCGTCTTTATACGATCAATGCCTTTGAAAATGCTTTGCGCGAAGCGTTTGAGAACGGCACTCACGAGCAAGGCGTCGTATTCATCCAATCCGATGTGGGAGGCAGGGTGCGGCCTTGTGCGCCCAATAAGGTGCTTCTGAGCAATATTGTCGCAATGAGGCCGAATGGCCTCTATCTGCCAACTGGCTTTCAAACCCGTACAGGCCGCGACATGAGGAAAGCGCAAGACGCTTTGGGTAAGATGATCCCAATCGACATTCGGGACAAGAAGGCATTCGTCGAGATCGACCGCAAAGAGGCCCTAGATATTTTGAAATTAATAGAGACGACTTTAGAGTTTTCCGACAACGAGTTTGAATGGGACGCATTGCGCGGTCTTATCGATTACTACTCGGACGTACGGGATGGTGGTGACGGTAAAGTCCTTCTGGTAGCTGAAACAGGGCGGCGACTTTCGAGAGAAAAGTCTGGTGACAAATCGGGTCTTTCAATTCTGGGTGGCTCCGATATTCGGCGATTGGTGCTTGATCCAAGCCGGTCGAAGCCGGCCCTCATTGTTCTTCAGCAAGAAGGAACGAAAGATCTTGGTTGGTCAGGGCATAGGTTCTGGTGGCCCATCCTTGCGGCGCCCGGCACGGTAGAGTCGTGCATTTTTGCAACCAAAGTCGCATCAGATTGA
- a CDS encoding DNA cytosine methyltransferase, producing the protein MAATHTFYEFFAGAGMARAGLGAKWRCVFANEFDVKKSVIYRKNWETPDVLKVADVGALVTSDVPGIADLAWASFPCQDLSLAGAGAGLKGDRSGTFWPFWRLMQGLIEEERGPKLIVLENVCGTLTSHGGKDFAAICSTFVKAGYYFGAVIVDAVRFVPQSRPRLFVIGIRDDLAPMVPSITAEGASALWHPRGLLNAYEKLSKSVKDRWLWWNPSAPARRSGTFADLIEDNPVGVEWHTASETAKLLKMMSDTNREKVNQAKASGRRIVGAVYKRTRVDEVGRKVQRAEIRFDDIAGCLRTPAGGSSRQVIVIVDGKTVRSRLISPRETARLMGLPDDYELPASYNEAYHLTGDGVAVPVVRHLAQHIFEPLLAARISRSRVAA; encoded by the coding sequence ATGGCTGCAACGCATACATTCTATGAGTTTTTTGCCGGTGCCGGAATGGCGCGAGCTGGGCTTGGCGCAAAGTGGCGTTGTGTCTTCGCCAATGAGTTCGATGTCAAGAAAAGCGTTATCTATCGAAAGAATTGGGAAACGCCTGACGTGCTGAAGGTGGCCGACGTCGGTGCGCTCGTGACATCGGATGTGCCTGGCATCGCTGATCTCGCCTGGGCTTCATTCCCGTGCCAAGACCTTTCCTTGGCCGGCGCTGGCGCGGGCCTCAAGGGCGACCGATCCGGCACGTTTTGGCCGTTTTGGCGTCTGATGCAAGGCTTGATTGAAGAGGAAAGAGGACCAAAGCTGATTGTGCTTGAGAATGTATGTGGCACGCTTACCTCGCATGGCGGCAAAGATTTCGCCGCGATCTGCTCCACCTTCGTTAAAGCAGGTTACTATTTTGGTGCTGTCATCGTGGATGCTGTGCGTTTCGTACCACAATCTCGCCCACGCCTGTTCGTGATTGGCATCCGCGATGACTTGGCACCGATGGTGCCGAGCATCACAGCAGAAGGTGCCTCGGCATTGTGGCATCCGCGCGGGCTGCTAAATGCTTACGAGAAGCTCTCCAAAAGCGTTAAAGACAGGTGGCTCTGGTGGAATCCCTCGGCACCGGCGAGGCGATCGGGTACGTTCGCGGACTTGATTGAAGATAATCCGGTGGGCGTCGAATGGCATACGGCCAGCGAGACGGCGAAGCTGTTGAAGATGATGAGCGACACCAACCGCGAGAAAGTCAACCAAGCTAAAGCCTCCGGTCGACGCATCGTTGGTGCCGTTTATAAGCGAACACGGGTCGATGAAGTTGGGCGCAAGGTGCAACGGGCGGAAATTCGATTTGATGACATTGCTGGCTGTCTGCGTACGCCAGCCGGAGGATCGAGTCGCCAAGTGATCGTGATCGTCGATGGAAAGACCGTGCGGTCGCGGTTGATTTCGCCGCGCGAAACGGCGCGCCTGATGGGACTGCCTGATGACTACGAACTACCGGCGAGCTACAACGAGGCTTATCATCTGACCGGAGATGGCGTGGCGGTTCCCGTGGTGCGTCACCTGGCGCAGCATATCTTCGAACCGCTGCTGGCAGCGCGGATCTCACGCTCACGGGTCGCCGCGTGA
- the lexA gene encoding transcriptional repressor LexA codes for MQPAEFRQTRHLLGLTQDQLAQKIRTTRRSIIRYEDGSRRIPGLAEIALLYLARGHLQIAGIVAAGAPIEPIPQTEPVEVPKSMIGRGETFALRVKGESMRDEGILPGDVVVVQKQATARNGQTVIALVNGEATIKTYRRKNGVVELQPANDTMQPIVVKETDTFQIEGIVVGVIRHLKR; via the coding sequence ATGCAACCGGCTGAATTTCGGCAGACCCGTCACCTCCTTGGCCTTACGCAGGACCAACTTGCCCAAAAGATCCGCACCACGCGGCGCTCGATCATTCGCTATGAAGACGGAAGCCGGCGTATCCCGGGCCTGGCGGAAATCGCCCTGCTCTACCTGGCCAGGGGGCACCTCCAGATAGCTGGGATCGTGGCCGCCGGGGCACCGATCGAGCCGATTCCACAAACCGAGCCTGTGGAGGTCCCTAAGAGCATGATCGGTCGTGGCGAGACCTTTGCTCTGCGGGTGAAAGGTGAGTCGATGCGGGATGAGGGCATTCTTCCCGGGGACGTGGTCGTCGTCCAGAAACAGGCGACCGCCCGAAACGGCCAGACGGTCATTGCCCTCGTGAATGGGGAGGCGACGATCAAGACCTACCGGCGCAAGAACGGGGTGGTCGAACTCCAGCCCGCCAACGACACGATGCAGCCGATCGTCGTCAAAGAAACCGATACCTTCCAGATCGAAGGGATCGTCGTGGGCGTCATCCGGCATCTCAAAAGGTAG